The genome window AAGGTTTGTTATTTCACAATGATTTTATATGCTGATCAAGTGTTAATTCTTGAAGTGtcaataatatcatttatgACAATTTCAGATTAAAGTTGGAAGTCGCGCAGAGGCTAGGGATGGTATAAATAGAACAGCACTgcgagaaattaaattattgcaaGAATTAAAACACGATAATGTGATAGGTTTATTAGGTATGTAAACGTATACATACGTTGcaagaatttatattacgtAATCAACATTCATATCATgttattcatattttagatGTTTTTGGTCACAAGTCAAATGTCTCCTTGGTATTTGACTTTATGGATACAGATTTAGAGATTATAATAAAGGatagtaatatagtattaacaGCTGCAAACATTAAAGCATATATGATCCAAACTTTACAAGGATtagattatttacattataattgGATACTGCACAGAGATTTGAAACCAAATAATTTACTGGTTAACTCTGAAGGTGTTTTGAAAATTGGTGATTTTGGTTTGGCCAAATTTTTTGGTTCGCCTAATCGAATAAATACCCATCAGGTAGTAACAAGGTGGTATAGGTCACCTGAATTGTTGTATGGTGCGAGATTATATGGAACTGGAATTGATATGTGGGCAGTTGGTTGTATATTAGCAGAACTTTTATTACGTGTACCATTTTTACCTGGCGAATCTGACCTGGATCAACTTACTAGGATATTTCAGGTATATCTTCTTTATTGTAATCTGAAAAAGTTCttaattgcaattattttcatatatttatatacataattttcagACATTAGGCACACCCACTGAAGAAACATGGCCAGGAATGACAGAATTACCAGATTTTATCCAATTCAAACCTTTTCCTGGTACACCactaaaacatatatttactGCTGCTGGTGATGATCTCCTAGATTTAATTGCTAGTCTATTAAATGTAAATCCCTTGGAGAGATGTACATGTGACCAAGCTCTTCAAATGCCATACTTCAGCAACAAGCCTGCACCAACACCTGGACCTAGATTACCGCTTCCTACATCTGTAAAACGTCAGCCAGAGGAAAAACCTAGTTTAAAGAGAAAACTACTGGAATCGATGGATGGTGCTTCCCTTGCAAAAAGATTACAATTTTAACCATAAATTCAATTAGACttaattgtaaattgttaTGAAAACTATTCATTGTTATTGTTTCCTTACGAATTTTACAATGAATAGTCAATATAATATGCAATAAAATGAAGCAAGGAGATTCAAGCAAGACTGATTCAATTTGTATAAATgcataatatacaaataaattcacatgagatataatattaaacatcTACAATGAATTACTGCAGTAATATATGATatgcaatttaataatatatttttacaaaattattatgtaaataactaaaattaaataaacatcgattttatacgttattaacattatatatcCCCGAAATATATGATCTATATgcatacaaaattaaaacagGATGGGAATGTTATAGgctgaaataataatacatatttgaaaaatacaacATTATGCTgcattactttttattaacttAAAAACTAGTAAGAAATGTTTGATACGTGAACAATTTTGTAACTtgcgaaatattaaatttcgataGCATAAAGAGGTGAATCGTTgataacaaattattaaaactgtAATCGCATTTCGCAGCTTTCCCTGTAGCGAGATTAATTATTCATCTTTCGCAATAAGTACAAACATTACCAGATTCTCATTTACTCGCTCTTGCCTCTATTTGACGATGTTCCACTATTTCCTTTCTCaagaaaagtataaagtataaataatgttCCTTTAATATATCCGCTTTGTGGACAAAAAGGAcacatttatcatttttgcTAAATCTGATGATTTTGCATTGTCCATCTGTGATGAGCATGCAAGTAGTTTTTTACGAGTACCGCTCACGACTGATTGCATCTTCTCAATCAGCTTCTAATATCCGTGCATGATTTCAATATACATGTATCTATTACACACATACATAAATCTATTCAATACTGATGGGTAACAaaaaacataatattctgTAAAGATACAAATTGTACATATCTTATATTAATGCACATATTAACATGAGTTGGCTACCTCTGAAATTGATGAAAAAGTGTTTCACATTAAAATCATGTtacaagaataaaataaatttcatattttaatatattacataaagctataacaaaattttttgtattgtACACATAGTTACATTGAAAGCATAAATTAAGACGACGTGTGCATTTAAATACTGAagcaacatttaatatttgttttacatattttgctGGATTCTGATATAGAGGTGAAAAGCTgggaattctatataaataaaacgtgATCATTTTAAGATGTGTTAGAGGATTACCACCTGTTAGCATACATCaacgatatattatacataaatgataaaattaaaccCGGATTTTACAATTAAGTTTAAACGTAACAGATTTTTTCGGAAACATCAAGAAGATTTACAAGTGcttcaaattaaatattgttgTCTTCAAAGGTAAGTAATCTTTTAAAACATCTTAGAAtatgcaaataataaattcattctaACATATGGTACTGTGGTCCCTCTTATTCAGACTGAACTATAAGTAATAACTATGTAACACCTTTTGTAATGCATAACAAGcacaataattttttctaggagtatataccattatttgCCAAACTCATAATAGTGGAAAAGCATGGAAATTGTTATCAttgtcattttcaatttaGATCATAACATAAAAACGCAAGGATATTTTTgaaagtaaataaaagaagaaataatattaatacaatttcatggaaaagaaacaaaacttCTACAGAGATAGTTTTTAGATCTTAGATATTACTCATTTTTTACAACACAAATTTCTCCTCTTATGCGAGTTATTTacacataaaaaataatacacttAACAATGAGATTTTGCTGTACATGATGTATATACTTAAAGCAAtgtttaaatttacaaaattgatattatacaGAGTATAGtataaaaacagaaaacaCTGTTTAACACGATTTACAAAAAGTAAATCGTCCTTGTATTAATACATTTgtcgaaaatacaaaattaaaactatCCCTTATTATTTGTGACGAACCGTTAACATGTAACTGAATATGTTTGAGCGCAACAACTCTAAAGATTgcagaaaaatgaatttcaattGATTGATCAATATTTTGTTCGATAAGTTAATTCATTTAAAGTCACCACCGCTTTCAATGTCGTATAATAATGTGATAGACACATACATACTAATTTTCTATCCTGCGTGCATTTTGTAAGGAACATTGTATTCGATATCATTAGTTTCTTTTCATATGCCCTCCTGCATGGCCCTACACATATAACGTGCGTTTATAACTTTCTTCATTTCAGTAGGgcttaaattttatataggaTGCATTGTTTCATACATAAAAGTagaatatattagaaatagTACATAGGACATAGTATCAAAAcatcaaatgaaataataaaatttcttcgactaataaataaatagaaataatatatatacataattaatttaaactaaTAAACATCCAAAGGGAATAAAGATATTATtgattatatgtaatatttttatatctctttAATTACtgttgttaaatatattattgtctTGTGTTAGCATCCCACGAACACGTACTTGAAAAACTGTagtaaaagattatttatcgGACATGAAATGTAATGAAGATTAAACAATTGTACATGATATAAGTACAATTGCtttcttctttaaattataCTATGTCCTAAGCAAATAGTTTTAAGCAGTAATCGATGCGCAGTCTATAGAGCACATGCAGCAGACAATTTGCTCTTGCATTTTGTTTCTAGACATTTGATTCAGTATTTAAAGTAACATATATAACAACTTATGCAACCAACAACATGTTATGACTACTTTATAATGCTTATTTTCCTTAATTTCTTACTTTTATACATTAAGTCAATGTATACCaggatttttaaataatattaatatatatatatatttttttaagtttaataaattttccaatacgttaaattaaaagtaGATGAAAGtaatgtatacattttatagCAGCAGCATTTAAATGTATGTAGAAcatagtatataaaattttcttaatataaaaataatatatttttttaaatcacaatgttatttcatattatttaaaaatcgcAGTATTCACAGATTTTAGGACAAGGATGTTCTTtgcaaatgaaaatgaaattatacccATTTAGGGATTTAAAATAAGTAATACATACATTACAATATAACTGtccgtaataataatatcacaTCTCCAAATACTACTTAGCACaaagtattacaaaataaatgtacatacatataaatgaGTTTAGACAAAAAGTGTAGGCGGTGCATTTTCTAGGTAACTATGATCTTTCCTTGGGTATAAAGAAGAACATATTCATAATCTCCCTAACACAAACAGTTCACTGCGTTACTTAATAAGGTCATTTTGTTTTCAATATTGAAGATGATTTCACAATTTtgctttataaatatttgtaaaattatttttcagtcCATTCATATTATTGAAAGTCTgacattaattataaaaaaatgtaatcaaTACCTCATATCATGATTGATACTTGTCGCTTTAAAAACACAtaactttcaatttcaaagtaaacggaaatatcgttatagtgaagtatactattactttaaaaTTACGTATTGAATTCTTGACATTAAGATATATCAATTCATTGAAACTTCTTACTTTCCCATTTTATGACATTCCtgcattacatatatatgttatgTTTACTTCTAAAAGCAGAAGATACAAACGCAGCAGTCTCTTGAATTaaacgttttctttctctcaaTTAATAACTTTGGATCGGTACGTAATACGATACAAGTGGAATTTATACAAAGacagtaattaaataatttggtactattaacatataattcATAAAGAGAAGAATCTAGTTACACATATAACATACGCCGTCTTACATAAACGTAAATGAACAAAATACCATTGCAATGTGAAACACTCTGTGTAGCTTCTTGATTAGGCACAATGTTCGAAAGCAATAAATTCCTATTTatctgtttaaataaaaaaattctttgtgGAACACACTTTCCCAATACAGACTATATCTCCctagaattcatattaatattaaaagtagaaatacatatttcattgCTACTACtgttttttactttattatatcatatatatatatatgtatgtatatatatatatatatatatattcagtaGTCAGTCCAAGGCAAACATTATCCGcgatagtataatataatatagctactattttcatattttttttaaattgatctACCTATATATtactttcttttaaaaaatgtatacttaacatttaatataatatatatataatatatataatatatatctataatatatatataaataatatatatactatatatatataaatatatatatctctttttaaaatatttacagtcACTGTTATGatatagtaattttaattgtttcttgtgtattcatattttataaaggcAATTATTATCATAACTATAATCCTTAACATATTACATGTATTGTGTAAACATGTTTTATGTTCATACTAGGACAGTATATAATACAAGTAGGGATATTACATGACTTTGACACCTTTACACGTATGTACACAGGGAGTGTCATGATCATACAAATcataatttatcttattattgcgttgtattttgatgttaatttttaaataaaaaatattttgtttatgtttAGAAGAACATCACCATTTTTGCAAGAATTCTACATTCTTGTGATTACGTTAGATTTTGAAgtatatctttaaaaatatttcaaatataaacgTGCTGGATGATGTCGATTTGTCATTATCATGACTTTGTTAAATTAACATTTCTATTCACAGTAACAAATTAgcaaataacaataaattgattaatttcaatGAATGGCTAAACAATTAATATAGACAGCACAAGTAGATAATAGCAGTTCCTATCATACAATGGCTTTCAAGAAATTTgactcctttttcttttttcacataataaacaaaaaatgtataatcatAAATCAACCTGTGCATTTTTCTTCATGTGTACTATTTGAGAATTTTTCAGAAGTCATTGTCAATGACTCGAAGAATTCTTTGAATTTGAGATCCTTTTTATTCTAGACTCTTTATAACATAAACCTCGTGTATTAGATTGAAGTaacttatttaaaatataatttttacacgTACAAAAATGATCAGATTTATAAACTagttgttatttaatttcattttgatttaGGAAAAATCATTCTAAAGTTCTGCTGTTGAGgaactatatacatatataaaaaaatataagtaataaaactaagaaatatatatttaaaaatataattaatctatccacagtataaaatttttcttgaGAGTCTAGAATAATTATTGATCATATAAAAAATGcattgtattaaaataatctttaaCTAACAATAGTTTCtggtgaaaaaagaaatagtatttTTTAGTAGATGCTAGTATGTAAACTTTCTTATGCAAACAATTAATACTTTATTGTCATATGAAATTCGATTACTTAAATTTTTGAAGCATTGATACAGAAAGGTTGAATCTAATAAGCTAGCAgatattttttagttattgcAATGCATACAAgtacatataatttttgtgTCTTACATGTAACAAGAACATaatgcaaatataataaaacatcaTGATCTAATATAGTATTTAGAAAATTCGATTGgtgttgaaataaaaaattaatttgcaaatgaatgttaatttttgtttatattaatGTTGCTACGGCTTCACAAATCATTCattcgaaatttaatagaTGGTAAAAAGACTTACAATATAATGTCcaaattatagattaatagTATCCAATGTGTGCGAATTTTTGGATGCATTGTCCTTTGGTGATGTAGTGGCAACACTGACTTGTTTGTTGGTACTGTTCGTAAATGGCATGGCGAACTTAAAATCTGCACCATTTGGTAATTTTCGCATAATTTTGCCAGATGTAATGAGTTTGCCAAAACCTTCTTGATGCGCGAAAGCGTATCCTGAACGAAGAGATCGTCGTGTTCGTCTTGTAGATGGTGTACGAAGTATATCTTGACTTTGGCGAGAGCGAAGTTGTGCCAATCTCTGCTTAAGTCTAACTCTGTCAGACAATGTTGGTCTTACATCTATGAAGAAAAATCTCCATGACAGTACAGGTATTACTAATATGATACACGAAATAACTGCCGTGAACCAAAATGTCGCTTCCGACATTGCCTAAAATTATATACCCAagcattaatatattattattaaaatatttaatacaacaaatatttaatacaaataacaTACCATTGTAAGACTGCCAACATAACTACCACCTATGACAAAGTTATAGaaataatctaaaataaaataccaaatGAGCGAGCCCCAAACCATAATATGATTAACAATTGTCCAATATGATGTATCAAGGGCTATTTGGACAGTCACGACTATGACTAATATAGTAGCTACAACACTTCCTAGTAACATATGATCAGAAAGTACATAGCCCTTTGGTGATACTCCATCCTTATACGTTCCTAAAGATACATTCAATCTTAATCTTAattgaaatgttttaatttcaaaacatAGCAAAATGGTGCATACATTATTTACACTTACCATATGGAACTAAAAATAATACACAGCTAGCAAAAAATCCATGTATAGCACTCCAGcaaaattcctttttattaaaaagtaaattttgtaatcCGGGTGCATAAAGTTTTGGGTACATTaaactatttttatcattaacaTCTTGATCAAATATACCGACTGCCATTACAggtaatgacgtataaaagAGGTTGTAGACAGAAATATACATAGGATCAAATACAGTCTGCaaagaaataaacatttgTAAGAATGTATCAAAAACTTATCCTTCAAccaaatttccattttataaatgtttgaaaatcagaataaattaaaaatttgttcaattCCCCAATACTCGACTTTGGAACTAGTTGCTCAACAAAGGAATTTTGCGAATCACATTCGCCTTAGTCTCATCATTTTAGAACTATAAAATACATAGTGGATATAGATGagattatgaataaaataaatttatacctGTGCGCTAAATCCACAGAAAAAGGCAAACCAGATGTGACATAATGTAAACGCAAAattcttgtaaaaaaaatatctaagaaatttgctcattctatagTATGACCATCTCCCATGAACGAGAAGTAATCTTTCCAAAAATCTAAACTGCCCTATGGAATAGTCGGATGCTAGTACAGCTTGTAATCCCTCTTGCCCACTGATGCCAACACCTATATGAGCTGTTTTTATCATTGAAACATCGTTTGCTCCATCACCAATTGCCAGAGTCAcagcatttttatttttctttattaattcgACTACCATTGCTTTTTGTAAAGGAGTTACGCGACAACATATCACAGCTTTACCTAAGAATTTAGAATGTAcaatgttataattatatataatataaatataaataatcttttgtaataaatatacgagaatttttctaaatagatatacatacattggCTTGATACATCGAGGAAAAGTTGTTCAAGTTGCGGATGTAATGCATGAACTAAGGAATGCCCATTAATAACCACCGCGAATCCTGTTGCTTGTTCCATCTCATGCTCATCTTGTTCATCTCTGCTAGGATTGTATTCAGTATCGCtgctatatataaaaaatataaagtttaaatgaaacaagatgactttagaataaaatatgatttacATTAACAGTGCTTTCTTAGAATCAAGTTTCACTTTTTCCCGAAGTTATTAAACTTTTAAACTCAACCAatggtaaaatataatatacaattacttgctgagaaaaaaaaaaaagaaaaaaagaaagaaatttaatttgttccattgaatataaaaatgatgcGTATTAATCATAAACAATACACACAGTGCACTGTATCATGAACTACTGATATAATAACGTGACATAAGCAACATACTTTCGGTGTTGttcttgttattattatcattattactaAGATTAATTTTAAGCATACAGAAAGAGAAGGAGTGAGTTTCAAGCACATgataattatcattatttgtTTCGACTAATTAATgttaatacataattataggATATTGAGAAgtacaaaacaaaaattggagtatttgagaaaaaaaatgatacCTAAATCTACTGTACTCAAATGTCTACATCATAAATAGAATAATCGACAAGCACGAGATAAATAGATtctcaatatttttctataataaaaagagagTTTGAGAAAGAAAGTAATTGATAGTATACAGAACCTTAACAtctgtatatatatgaatatcttaaaatttgcatgcaaatatatatttaactgtataattgaaacttaaatcaatttaaatataataaaatttatattgttgCATATATCATAAATTGAATTGACATGTATTGGTGCAGTTTAACTTATCAATACTTTTGAAATATCATATTGCATgctaaagaatatttaaactaATTGGTACTTattaatagcaatattattgaGAATGCATAATTCGTGATcaatgattttttatattgaatCTTATTATTTGAACTTGATATTGAAGACAGAAAATCTAgatctgaaatatttataaattcttagGCATAACCAGACGAAGAAAGCATTACACAGAACATGATGCCACATTCAATATGAAAGagaaacttttaaaataaatgcgTTAATTAGTCAGATTGAGATATGGAAAAGGTTAATGATTGGTACTCCGTCTCTTTCATGTGCCTGACCTTTCCTTGTCCCACCTGAATGTGACAACGGAGAGAGTTGGCCGATTTTGATGACCAGAAGTTGTTTTGATAGTTTCCAAGTATCGCGATAACTGATTTTCAACACCGTCATAAGTAGTGGAATCTACTATAAAAACATCTGTAAGATCATCTGTCAGCAACTGGCAGGAATAGCCAATATTGATAGCTGtttctgtataaaaatataaaacaacataaatatttatttatggtgTATACAGCTTTAAGATGATGATTTTAAGACAATACCTTGTTTGTCACCAGTTAATACCCAGATTTTAATACCAGCCAGAGCTAAATTAGCAATAGTTTGAGGTACACCATCTTGCAACTTATCTTCAATGGCAGTAGCgcctaataacgtcatatccttttctatttcttcataAATCGCATCCAATTTATCATCCCTATTTTCTTGACTCATGGCAGCTTCTTGATGACGTTGCTTCCaatcattgaaaaattgttcatcTAGATCTCTGACCGAAAGGCACAATGTTCTTAAGCCCTCACCCGCAAATTTATTAAGATGTTCCAATGTTTTTGACGTGATATCCTCACTGCCTTTTTTTAATCGTTCATAAATAACATTGTCCGCTCCTTTGCAATATAGCCTAAGATGTCCATCCTTCCTCAAAATTACAGACATTCTTTTCCTAACATTATTAAAGTCCAAAATGCAAAGTAGCTCGTATATTTCACGTTTTCCCATAACTTCAATTGTTATACTATTTGGAGATCTCTCTTTAAATACAAAACCAAAGTTTCTAGCGGCAGATACAAGGGCAGCCTCATCCGGTGACTGTGCTTGATATTCTAGCTTGCCGTTTTTTTCTTCCGGCATAACAGTATGACAAAGTGCCAACAATCGAAAGAAACTATGAACATCTTCGTTATTCCCTTTTACAGCATCGAGTAATGCAGAATCATAGAACTTGAATTCCGGTTCGTAATCCTTGTTGAAGGAGAAATCCAATGCTGGGAATGTCTGTAAACGtacattaaattacatttagaaACGATTTTTTGTGCGCTACAATGTGTTAGTATGACACACAAAAGATAGTAAGTATGTGGAAatggaaatgttagaaattaaaataaatacctTGCCTCCATATAAATAGATTCGGTCAAGTTGGCAGACACATATgagatattataattttataattccttCAAAGCATTGTGAAAATTAATGTTCAACATTTAAGCAATTTAAGAGCAATTGAATTTACTTGTAAAGAAAAGGAAGTACTACACATGCATCTAATGTATCTAACgtattagaaaatatagacAACAATTGGAAAGTAATAGTTAGTAATTGCTAGATACTTGCAAAGCCAAaacatttgttaaattttgtaCGTTTAGTAATTCTTTTACAACGTATCTAGCTACCATAGCATACAGATAGGCTAACAACGGAAACAAGTAAGCTGAATAATGCATAAAATTTTCTCCATTTGTGGGAGAGATGTGTTAATTATTGTCATGCGTACAGAAAGTTTATGTGGAACCATCGGACTGCCAATTGGGCCTGGCTCTCCAATTATATTGGATATCCTATCCACCTGTTCCAGTAGACGTACGTTTGGACCACTTATAGGTGTATAAACTTGAACAAATTCTTGTCCATTTTTCCATCGCATCGTAGGTGTTCGGGCAGCTTTGTTCGTCTACATGCAGCACACACATGCTAAGTGATGTACATGAAAACTTATGCAAAATATGGCCAAACTGTGAAATGATTCTATTGTTTGCATTTTGTTACCAAGAAGAAATTACAGAACTAACTTTTATTTGCTATTTGATATTTACTCACTCAACATacttatattattaagtaaaataaataaaaattttcattttaatgaaatctCGGACACCATGTCAATACATTATATCTTCACTTTATAAACAATTGCATTCTTTCTTGATAACAAATATGAAATGAATGAAACTGATGTATGAATATATCAATGCTAGATGATtaagtttattaaatataataatttgtgatttgaaaatacaataaaaagtcTGTAATTAAGCAAGTATcttttttaagaaacaaaCTTGCCATTTCAAATCAATAAATTATCTATATTTCTTGATATAAGACATGTACATAACGGAGGAACTCAACACTGaagtattgaaaattatagatcACAGTGAGTCTCATTGCAacgataacaaaaatattgaacttaaaagtaaaatgttacatttttacaaaacATTAAAGCTAGTGAAAAAGACGACCGATTTCTTTATACAACAAACTAGTAATAACGTACCCCATCATCCGCATCGAGTCTGATTATGGATAAAGAGATAAACAGACTCACCTCACTTACATCGACGACTTCCCCGGTAACATCGTCGATAATGTCCCCATAACATTTTCCTGCCACAGAACACTTGTTAAAAGTCATGATATTCTGTGTTAATGTTCCGGTTTTAtcggaaaatatatattctatttgtCCCAACTCCTCGTTTAATGTAGTAGTCCTTGCTTTAGCGTGTGTGTTCGTAGGTGCATAGTACATCTCTTCATCCCAGTTGATCAAAAACGACTGAACGAATCTGATAACTTCGACACTCACGTATAAACTGATTGGCACCACTGTGTTCAATACGATAGCATAAGAAAAGAACACAAGCAGAGCGATCACTGTGGCACCTGCCATAGGCTCGCTAGGCACCAACGAGTCCCAGGGTAGATACACTTGAAAATAACGGCCTACAAGACTTTCCCAAATACCACAGCCGATCATACAGAACAAACACatagaaagtaaaaagaaCACTATTCCGATGATGAGAAGATTCAGCAGCCTATCTATAGAAGTCCTCTTAAATTTGGTCTTCCCTGAGTTTTGCATTAATTTGGTATCCTTGCCTGCAAAGATGACCACGCCATAGCACCATTGCGTGTTTCGGAGCACGCAACctcgtaatataattttgtcgTTGTCCAATGGGTATCTGTAATGTATTACACATAAAACAGTTTTAACGTATGTGTCTTTATATCGTGTTAAATGTAATAGAACTAACAGGAACACGATTACT of Bombus fervidus isolate BK054 chromosome 1, iyBomFerv1, whole genome shotgun sequence contains these proteins:
- the Cdk7 gene encoding cyclin-dependent kinase 7 gives rise to the protein MTEKLRRYEKIDFLGEGQFATVYKAKDIETSKIVAVKKIKVGSRAEARDGINRTALREIKLLQELKHDNVIGLLDVFGHKSNVSLVFDFMDTDLEIIIKDSNIVLTAANIKAYMIQTLQGLDYLHYNWILHRDLKPNNLLVNSEGVLKIGDFGLAKFFGSPNRINTHQVVTRWYRSPELLYGARLYGTGIDMWAVGCILAELLLRVPFLPGESDLDQLTRIFQTLGTPTEETWPGMTELPDFIQFKPFPGTPLKHIFTAAGDDLLDLIASLLNVNPLERCTCDQALQMPYFSNKPAPTPGPRLPLPTSVKRQPEEKPSLKRKLLESMDGASLAKRLQF